The Streptomyces sp. WZ-12 genome segment GCCCAACGAGGCGGCCAGGTGGCTCATGCTGGCGGCGAGGACGTAGCCGCCGTAGCCGCGGTCGCCGGCCGCCTGTGCGAGCCGCAGGGCCTGGATGTAGTAGCGCTGCGCCAGGCCCGGTTGGCCGGTGTCGACGGCCATGTAGCCGCCCAGTTCCGTCAACCGGGCGACGGCGGCGAAGAGTTCCCGCCCGACCGCCTCCCGGTACGACCCCGCCAGCAGTCCGGAGACCACGCTGTTGAGGTAGTGCACGACGACGGGCCGGACGTGCCCGGAGCCGAAGCGGTGGTCCAGTTCACTGAGCGCCGAGGTCATCGCCCGTACGGCCGCCACGTCCGAAACACCCACTCTGGCACCGGCGTTGCGGGACACCTGGGAATCCGCACCGGTGATCAGCCAGTCCCGGCTGGGCTCGACCAGCGCGGAGGCGGCGACGGTGGACCCGCTGAGGAAGTCCCGCCGCCCGACGTCGCTGCGCCACAGCTCGCAGACCTGCTCGATGGCCCCTAGGACGGTCGGCGAGAACTGCAGCCCCACCCCGGACGCGAGGTTCTTCCCGTCGGCCATCCCGATTTCGTCGATGGTGACCGTGCGGGCCAGTTTGCGACCCAGTGCCTCGGCGATGATGGCGGGCGCACGGCCGCGCGGCTGCTGCCCGCGCAGCCAACGGGCCACCGAGGTCTTGTCGTAACGCAGGTCGAGACCGTGCTCCGCGCCGCACATGTTGACGCGGCGGGCCAACCCCGCGTTGGAACAGCCGGCTTCCTGAATCAGCGCTTGCAGCCGCTCATTGGGCTGGCGCGCGACGAGTGGCCTGGCGGCCATGGTGTGTACCCCCTGTACTGCTGCTGCGCGTTCACCGGCGAACGCCGTCCCCGCGATCAATTCCCCGCATATATCTGGGATATCCGAGACATCCGGGATATGCGCGGTACGAACCCGGAGGGCGTGCTTCGCAGTGGATGCCCGGGATACGTGCGATGCGCGCGATGCCCGTGCGTCGTCGTGCGAAGCGCGGCCGCCCCCAGGTCCGCGCCGCGGAGGGCTGTGTCTACGAGGAGGGGTGGCGCGCGGTGTCCGTGCACCGGTCGCGGCGCCGCGGCGCAGGGCTCCCCTGGTGCTCCGCGGCCGTCCGCCGGGCGGTCCGTCCGCCCGTCACGCAAGTGGCTACCCGCTTCCCGGACCCCATCCGCACACGCGCCCCCACTAGTGCATCCATGCGCCCCACGTGTCGGAACGATGCGCCGGGGCCGTCACCCATTCGGCCGTAACCCTTGGTGACAAGGGGAGTTGTCCTCTGCGTGGAAGAGACCATCGGAGTCACAGGAGCCCCGCAGATCCCCAAACAGCGCGGCGAGCAATTCATCGACACTGCGGTGCGTTACGCCGAGGAACGCCATTGGGAGGTGTTCCCCGGCGCATGGCTGGAGCACGAGGGCGAGCTGCCGCGCTGCTCGTGCGACGCCGCCAACTGCCCCTCGCCCGGGGCCCATCCGACCGCCCCCGGCTGGGCCAACCAGGCCAGCGGCAGCGCCACCGCCGTGCGGCGGATGTGGAGCAAGCAGCCGCGGGCGTCGATCCTGCTGCCCACGGGCCGGACGTTCGAGGCACTCGACGTGCCCGAGATGGCGGGCTGCCTGGCGCTGGCCCGTATGGAGCGACTGGGCGTGACGCTGGGCCCGGTGACCCGCACCCCCGACCGCCGGATGCTCTTCCTCGTTCTGCCCGGCGCCGCAGCCAAGGTCCCGGACATGGTCCGGAACCTCGGCTGGACGCCGGCCGCCCTCGACCTGATCTGCCGCGGCGAGGGCGAGTACATCGCCGCGCCGCCGACCCGGGTGGGCCCGCACGGCGCGATCCAGTGGGCGCGCCGCCCCACCGCCAGCAACCGCTGGCTGCCGGACGCCGAGGAGTTGATCAGTCCGCTCGCGTACGCCTGCGCCCGCGACGCGGCGGCGCTCCGCACCCGCTGACGACGGCGCGAAGGGGGCTGTCAGAGCCTGCCCGTATCGTGGGTTGCCAGACGGGGGTCATGACCAGGCCCCTGCGGGGACGTCGAAGGGCAGGCCGTGGCCAGCGAACCGGACATCACGCAAAGGCAGGACGGGTCGGCCGCGACCCAGGAGGGGGCCGTGGCCGGACCGCCCGCGGTCCGCATCGAGGGCCTGTGGAAACGCTTCGGCGAACAGACCGCGGTCCACGGCATCGATCTGACCCTGCCCGCAGGACACTTCATCGGCCTGGTCGGCCCCAACGGCGCCGGCAAGACCACCACCCTCTCCATGGTGACCGGCCTGCTGCGGCCGGACTCCGGGCTCGTCGAGATCGGCGGGCACGACGTCTGGCGGGACCCGGTGGCGGTCAAGTCCCGGATCGGTGTACTGCCCGAGGGGCTGCGCCTCTTCGAGCGCCTCTCCGGGCGCGAACTCCTCGCCTACATAGGCAGGTTGCGCGGCCTGCCCGGCGCCGAGGTGGACAAGCGCGCCGGTCAACTCCTGGACGTGCTCGACCTGTCCGGCTCGCAGCACAAGATGGTCGTGGACTACTCCACCGGCATGCGCAAGAAGATCGGCCTGGCCGCCGCGCTGCTGCACAACCCGGAAATCCTCTTCCTGGACGAGCCGTTCGAGGGCGTCGACCCGGTGTCGGCGCAGACCATCCGCGGCGTCCTGGAGCGCTACACCTCCTCCGGCGCCACGGTGATCTTCTCCAGCCATGTGATGGAGCTGGTCGAGTCGCTCTGCGACTGGGTCGCGGTGATGGCCGCCGGCCGGATCCGCGCACAGGGCCCGCTGGCCGCGGTGCGCGGCGACGCCCCCTCGCTCCAGGACGCGTTCCTCGAACTGGTCGGCGCCAACGGCCGCCGCACCGGGCAGGACCTCGACTGGCTGGGCGGCGGCGCCCGATGAGCACCGAGACCGCCCTCGCCACCCCCTCCTCCCTGGTCCCGGTCTTCATCCGGCTCAAGCTGACGCTGCTGCGCAACGGCCTGCGCCAGTCGCCCGGGCGTACCGCGGCCTTCATCATCTCGGCCCTCGGCGGACTGGTAGTGGCCGCCGCGGTCGTGATCGCCCTGGTGGCGCTGCGCGGCAATCCGCACGCCGCGGCGCTCGTCGTCCTCCTCACCGGCATGCTCACCCTGGGCTGGGCGGTGATGCCGCTGTTCTTCCCCACGGGCGACGAGACTCTCGACCCGACCCGCCTGGTGATGCTGCCGCTGCGGCCCCGCCAGCTGATCCGCGCGCTGCTGGTGACGTCGCTGGTGGGCGTCGGCCCGTTGACGACGCTCGCCCTGGTGGCCAGCTCCGTCGTGGCGGTCGCGAACGGCGCCGCCGCCGCGGTCGTCGGCGTGCTGGCCGTCGTCCTGGTGGTGCTGGTCTGCGTCACACTGGCGCGGGCCGTCGCCGCCGCCTCGACGCGGCTGTTGACCAGCCGCCGGGGCCGCGATCTCGCCGTGCTGAGCGGCCTGTTCATCGCCCTGGGCGCCCAGGTCGTCAACGTCGCCGGGCAGCGGCTGGGCCGCGCCGGCGGCCTGGCCGCCCTGGAGCCGGTGGGCGAGGTGCTGCGCTGGATACCGCCGGCCTCCGCGCTCTCCGCCGTGGACGACGCCGGGCACGGCTCCTACGGGCGCGCCGCGGCCGGCCTGGCCCTGACGGTGCTGGCCCTGGTGCTGCTCCTGTGGTGGTGGCAGCGGACCCTGACCACCCTGATGACCTCGCCGGACTCCTCCACCCTCCAGGCCGTCGACAAGGACGGCGCGCGCCGGTCCGGCGACGGGGAGCGCGGCCTCGCCCGACTGCTGCCCGAAGGCCGCACCGGCACCGTCATGCTGCGCACGCTGCGCTACGCCTGGCGCGACCCGAAGTCGAAGATGTCCTGGGCGATGGCGCTGGGCATCGGCCTGATGGTGCCGATCATCACCGCCGCCCAGGGCAACGGCACCATCTACACCTCCTTCTCGGCGTCCGCCCTGCTCGGCATGCAGATGTACAACCAGTTCGGGCAGGACACCTCGGCGTTCTGGATGGTGGCCTCGACGATCGCCTCCCCCCGGGACGCCCACGAGGAGCTGCGCGCCCGGGCGTTGAGCCTGGCGCTGGTGGCCGTCCCGTACGTCACGCTGGTCGTCGTCGGCTCCGCCGCCCTCCTCGGCCCCTGGTCGGCCTTCCCTGACGTCTACGGCATCTCGCTGGGCCTCCTGGGCGCGCTGGTCGCCACGGGCGCCATGGCCTCCACGCTGTTCCCGTACTCCATCCCGTCCGAGGGCAACAAGAACGTGGCGCCCGGCCAGGCCGGGATCGCCTGGATCAGCCTGCTGGCCGGCTTCCTGACGGCCGCCGTGCTGGTCTCGCCGCTGGCGGGCCTGATGGTCTGGCTCCATGTGGCCGGCTCTGCGCACCTGTTGTGGGTGCTGATCCCGGCCGGCGCGGTCTACGGCGTGGGCATCGCGGCGCTGGGCCTGCGGGTGGCGGCGCCCCGGGCGGCGGCCCGGCTGCCGGAGATCCTGGCGGCGGTCAGCAAGGGGTGACGCGAGGGCTCCGTAGGGGCCGACCGAACGGCATGGACATCAGGTTCGGTTGAGGTCCCAGGGTGTGGGGGTGCCGGCCGTTCAACGGGCCGGCGCCCCCACTGCGTTCTCCTCCCTGGAGCCCCCATGCCCGGCGCCGCCCGCACCACCCCGACCACCGTGCCCCGTCCCGTCCCGGAGCCGACACCACGGGCCCACCGGACGCCAGAACCGCCCCGCCCGGCCGGGGCGCGCGCCACGGCGACCGGCCGCCCCATCGCCCGCCTCCCACACGACGACCTCACCCGCACGCCGAACTGACGGCTGCGCCAAGGGCCTTGAGACGCCGTGGCCGATCCCCTCCCCACCTCTACGACCTCCACCACCGGACAGCGGGGCCCGATGCGGAGCGGAACCTACTCACCCGCCCCACCCCATGGCCGTCAACCACCCCGCCCCGGCCAAGGGCGGCTCCGCGGTCAAAGTTTTATCCGGGGATTGCCATCCGACGGCGCGTCAGCTCGCAATGCCGGTGAATTCACCCGTAATTGGGCGGGGTTGGCGACGGAACCCGGAAGTCATTTTGCAGGGATTGCGGGGAATGCTCCGGGACGCTCCCGCAGTGGGCGAACGGAAAGCGGCGCGCAGGCGTCTTCCGCGTTTCGACACGGATGAAATCGCGCTCCTATGCTCCGCTCACACAGCCGTTCGCGAGCACTGGGCAACGGTGCTGTGAAACGGGGGAAGCAAGGACCAGGGAGCGTTGTGCTGCACTCAAGGACCGCATGGCTGCGCGCCGCCGCGCCGGTCGCCGCATTGGCGCTGGCGCTGACCGCCTGCGGCGGGAAGAAGAACGCGGCGGCGCCGTCCGCCGGTTCCGGACCGGCCGGCGGGACCAACTCGGCGGACGCCGCGCCGCAGACCGGCGCGGAGCCGACCGGGACGGCCGGCGGCGGGGCGCAGCGGCCGGGGCAGAGCGGCACCGGGCAGTACAGGGAAGAGTCCGGGAAGACGACGTACGACGTCGTGGCGCAGCAGGTCCACATCGGGACCGAGGACGAGACGAAGAGGATGGTGCAGGACCCGGCGAACGCCAAGGGCCTGATCGCCGCCACCGCCTATGTGAAGTTCACCAACAAGGGCCCGGGCGTCGTCAAGGGGTTGGCGAAGGTGGACGACGGCGCCGAGATCTACGCGGACGGGCAGCGCGGCGGGCTGCTCATCGCGGCTCCGGCGGACCTCCCCGGGTGCGAGGACCCGATCGACATCGACAACTGGCAGGTCGGCGAGAGTCACGTCATCTGTCGGACCTACATGATTCCCGCGGGCACCAAGGCGCTTGAGGTCCGCTGGAGCGGCGAGGGCGCCGCCAAGCCGCTGGCCTGGAAGTTCGACGGGGCCGGCCGGGCGGAGTGAACGGCCCGCAGGGGCGGCCCCGAGGGGCACGCCGGCGTACGGGCCGTCGGCCTCAGGGACGGGCCGCCGCCGAGCGGAGGAATGGCTCGATCGTGCGGTGCCAGGCGTCGGGCCGCTCCCAGGGCAGCAGATGGCCGGCGTCGGGGATCTCGGCGTACTCGCCGTGTGACAGCACCCGGACCATCTCCTGGGCCTCGGCGCGGCCCAACTCGGCGTCGAGACCGCGCACGACGAGGGCGGGGCAGCCGACCTGGGCCAGCTCCTCCCAGTGCGCATCGCACACCCAGGTCTCGCGGGCGCGGAGCATCTGGCGGCGGGAGAAGACCGGGCGCCAGCCGTCGGCGCGCTCGGCCATCACCTCGGCGAAGAACTCCCCGCGGGCCGGCCGGGGGCGCTCCAGCACCGGATCGTCCTCCCCGAACCACTTGCGGACGTCCGCGAGGGTGGCGAACGGCACCGGCCAGGAGCGGAACCACTCCGACCACTCGCGCTGCGAGGCCGCGCCGAGCGCCGAGGCCCGCATGTCGCAGATCACCAGCGCGCTGACCAAGTCCGGCCGCCGGGCCGCCACCTGCCAGGCCGTCAGGGCACCCATGGCATGGCCCACCAACGCGACGGGGGGCAGCCCGAGTTGCTCGATGGCGGCGATGGCGTCGTCGACGTACGCGGTGCGGTCGAGCGGGCCCTCGGCGGGCTTGTCGCTGCGGCCGTGGCCGCGCTGGTCGAGG includes the following:
- a CDS encoding transcriptional regulator yields the protein MAARPLVARQPNERLQALIQEAGCSNAGLARRVNMCGAEHGLDLRYDKTSVARWLRGQQPRGRAPAIIAEALGRKLARTVTIDEIGMADGKNLASGVGLQFSPTVLGAIEQVCELWRSDVGRRDFLSGSTVAASALVEPSRDWLITGADSQVSRNAGARVGVSDVAAVRAMTSALSELDHRFGSGHVRPVVVHYLNSVVSGLLAGSYREAVGRELFAAVARLTELGGYMAVDTGQPGLAQRYYIQALRLAQAAGDRGYGGYVLAASMSHLAASLGNPREISQLARAAQEGARGMVTPRAEAMFFAAEARGHALMGDTRAFQAVAGRAVSAMERAEAATGTGDDPAWIAHFDPAYLADELSHCHRDLGQPAPAAQRAQEALDGHPAARARRRAIGLVLLATAQVQQREVELACHTGTRAVELLNGLRSDRGAEYLDDFRQRLEPYQDEPVVREFAARMELRAVAA
- a CDS encoding bifunctional DNA primase/polymerase gives rise to the protein MEETIGVTGAPQIPKQRGEQFIDTAVRYAEERHWEVFPGAWLEHEGELPRCSCDAANCPSPGAHPTAPGWANQASGSATAVRRMWSKQPRASILLPTGRTFEALDVPEMAGCLALARMERLGVTLGPVTRTPDRRMLFLVLPGAAAKVPDMVRNLGWTPAALDLICRGEGEYIAAPPTRVGPHGAIQWARRPTASNRWLPDAEELISPLAYACARDAAALRTR
- a CDS encoding ABC transporter ATP-binding protein, which encodes MASEPDITQRQDGSAATQEGAVAGPPAVRIEGLWKRFGEQTAVHGIDLTLPAGHFIGLVGPNGAGKTTTLSMVTGLLRPDSGLVEIGGHDVWRDPVAVKSRIGVLPEGLRLFERLSGRELLAYIGRLRGLPGAEVDKRAGQLLDVLDLSGSQHKMVVDYSTGMRKKIGLAAALLHNPEILFLDEPFEGVDPVSAQTIRGVLERYTSSGATVIFSSHVMELVESLCDWVAVMAAGRIRAQGPLAAVRGDAPSLQDAFLELVGANGRRTGQDLDWLGGGAR
- a CDS encoding transporter, giving the protein MSTETALATPSSLVPVFIRLKLTLLRNGLRQSPGRTAAFIISALGGLVVAAAVVIALVALRGNPHAAALVVLLTGMLTLGWAVMPLFFPTGDETLDPTRLVMLPLRPRQLIRALLVTSLVGVGPLTTLALVASSVVAVANGAAAAVVGVLAVVLVVLVCVTLARAVAAASTRLLTSRRGRDLAVLSGLFIALGAQVVNVAGQRLGRAGGLAALEPVGEVLRWIPPASALSAVDDAGHGSYGRAAAGLALTVLALVLLLWWWQRTLTTLMTSPDSSTLQAVDKDGARRSGDGERGLARLLPEGRTGTVMLRTLRYAWRDPKSKMSWAMALGIGLMVPIITAAQGNGTIYTSFSASALLGMQMYNQFGQDTSAFWMVASTIASPRDAHEELRARALSLALVAVPYVTLVVVGSAALLGPWSAFPDVYGISLGLLGALVATGAMASTLFPYSIPSEGNKNVAPGQAGIAWISLLAGFLTAAVLVSPLAGLMVWLHVAGSAHLLWVLIPAGAVYGVGIAALGLRVAAPRAAARLPEILAAVSKG
- a CDS encoding alpha/beta fold hydrolase; the protein is MVRRIDVTGAGGVRLAAWEFTDPPKGGGLEDGGRRPGVLLLHGLMGRASHWAHTARQLGATHRAVALDQRGHGRSDKPAEGPLDRTAYVDDAIAAIEQLGLPPVALVGHAMGALTAWQVAARRPDLVSALVICDMRASALGAASQREWSEWFRSWPVPFATLADVRKWFGEDDPVLERPRPARGEFFAEVMAERADGWRPVFSRRQMLRARETWVCDAHWEELAQVGCPALVVRGLDAELGRAEAQEMVRVLSHGEYAEIPDAGHLLPWERPDAWHRTIEPFLRSAAARP